AAGAAAATATATGCAATGCAATAAAAAAACTTAAAATCAATATAATTTTACTTTCTCCTGGACCTGGAGTTCCACGAAAGTCTGGTTGTATGATGAACATAATAAAAAAGTTTAAGAATACTTATCCTATATTAGGAATATGCTTAGGGCATCAAGCAATAATAGAATCTTTTGGAGGAAAAATAAAACTTCTGAAAAATGTTGTTCATGGAAAACATTCTTATATAGTTCATGATAACAAATATATGTTTAATTCTATGCCTAATCCTTTAAAAGTCTCTAGATATCATTCATGGGCTTGTTACAATGCTCCTAAGAATTTTGTGGTAAGTTCATATTATAAAAAAGTAATAATGTCTCTAAGAAGTAAAAAATATAAAATATGTAGCTTTCAGTTTCATCCAGAATCTATTCTTACTCCTTTGGGAAATGAATTAATGAAAAATACCATAAAATGGCTTTCTAAATAGTTTTTTACACTTTTTATAATAATAAATATGTTTAATAGTTTTATAAAAATTTTTGAAGTTTGTAATATATGCATGTGACATTATTTTTTTTTATAAAATTATTTTATAATATTTTTTTTTATACATGCATTTAACAAAACAAAATTTTTTTATAAATTAAAAATTTAAATTTAAAGAAAAATTATAATGCCAAATATTTTTATATTAGATAACATAGATTCTTTTACAAATAATATATCAGAGCAATTAAAAGTTTTAGGAAATAAAGTATGCATCTATAGAAATGATGAAACAGAAGAAAATATATGCAATGCAATAAAAAAACTTAAAATCAATATAATTTTACTTTCTCCTGGACCTGGAGTTCCACGAAAGTCTGGTTGTATGATGAACATAATAAAAAAGTTTAAGAATACTTATCCTATATTAGGAATATGCTTAGGGCATCAAGCAATAATAGAATCTTTTGGAGGAAAAATAAAACTTCTGAAAAATGTTGTTCATGGAAAACATTCTTATATAGTTCATGATAACAAATATATGTTTAATTCTATGCCTAATCCTTTAAAAGTCTCTAGATATCATTCATGGGCTTGTTACAATGCTCCTAAGAATTTTGTGGTAAGTTCATATTATAAAAAAGTAATAATGTCTCTAAGAAGTAAAAAATATAAAATATGTAGCTTTCAGTTTCATCCAGAATCTATTCTTACTCCTTTGGGAAATGAATTAATGAAAAATACCATAAAATGGCTTTCTAAATAGTTTTTTACACTTTTTATAATAATAAATATGTTTAATAGTTTTATAAAAATTTTTGAAGTTTGTAATATATGCATGTGACATTATTTTTTTTTATAAAATTATTTTATAATATTTTTTTTTATACATGCATTTAACAAAACAAAATTTTTTTATAAATTAAAAATTTAAATTTAAAGAAAAATTATAATGCCAAATATTTTTATATTAGATAACATAGATTCTTTTACAAATAATATATCAGAGCAATTAAAAGTTTTAGGAAATAAAGTATGCATCTATAGAAATGATGAA
This sequence is a window from Buchnera aphidicola (Ceratovacuna japonica). Protein-coding genes within it:
- the trpG gene encoding anthranilate synthase component II, yielding MPNIFILDNIDSFTNNISEQLKVLGNKVCIYRNDETEENICNAIKKLKINIILLSPGPGVPRKSGCMMNIIKKFKNTYPILGICLGHQAIIESFGGKIKLLKNVVHGKHSYIVHDNKYMFNSMPNPLKVSRYHSWACYNAPKNFVVSSYYKKVIMSLRSKKYKICSFQFHPESILTPLGNELMKNTIKWLSK
- the trpG gene encoding anthranilate synthase component II; this encodes MPNIFILDNIDSFTNNISEQLKVLGNKVCIYRNDETEENICNAIKKLKINIILLSPGPGVPRKSGCMMNIIKKFKNTYPILGICLGHQAIIESFGGKIKLLKNVVHGKHSYIVHDNKYMFNSMPNPLKVSRYHSWACYNAPKNFVVSSYYKKVIMSLRSKKYKICSFQFHPESILTPLGNELMKNTIKWLSK